A single genomic interval of Lathyrus oleraceus cultivar Zhongwan6 chromosome 7, CAAS_Psat_ZW6_1.0, whole genome shotgun sequence harbors:
- the LOC127101598 gene encoding protein JINGUBANG, which yields MTNSKGGNMLVERKTSNNNKTSEKIHRAKFGAFLHSEPASFYTNSDDGQGRISNVSAASPRTYNGDCSTPTSSSNNASPSYMLSPWNQEHNSPLNKSPWQMPSSEAINLFHDHHHHQNNNNGDDDAYYQENGLIGSLVREEGHIYSLALSGDLLYTGSDSKNIRVWKDLKDYTGFKSNSGLVKTIVISEGNIFTGHQDGKIRVWKNSSKNSKIHKRVGSLPTFKDYVKSSMNPKNYVEVRRRRNTVKVKHFDAISSLSLNQEQGLLYSASWDKSFKVWRVGDFKCLESINAHDDAVNAVVAAFQSYVFTGSADGTVKMWKRETDGKGKKTKHVLDRILLKQEIAVTALTVNRLSTVIYCGSSDGLVNFWEYHQKNNLTHGGVLKGHKLAVLCLAAANNLLFSGSADKNVCVWKREQSGAHTCLSVLTGHTGPVKCIAVEEHEEQDRCVIEKSDQRWIVYTGSLDKSVKVWRVSEHAPDLRLMQEWTSPIAPKGYDSPAIGLSKNRKI from the coding sequence ATGACAAACTCAAAAGGTGGAAACATGTTAGTAGAGAGAAAAACcagtaataataataaaaccAGCGAGAAAATACACAGAGCAAAATTCGGAGCGTTTCTTCACTCAGAACCGGCGTCGTTTTACACCAACAGCGACGATGGTCAAGGACGTATCAGCAACGTCTCCGCCGCGAGTCCTCGAACATACAACGGCGACTGCAGCACACCTACCAGCAGCAGCAACAATGCTTCCCCTAGTTACATGTTGTCTCCATGGAACCAAGAGCATAACTCTCCTCTCAACAAATCTCCATGGCAAATGCCATCCTCAGAAGCAATCAACCTCTTCCACGATCACCACCACCACCAAAACAATAACAACGGCGACGATGACGCATACTACCAGGAAAACGGCCTCATCGGGTCACTTGTACGCGAAGAAGGCCACATCTATTCGTTAGCTCTTTCCGGTGACTTGTTATACACCGGTTCCGATAGCAAAAACATAAGGGTGTGGAAAGATCTTAAAGACTACACCGGTTTCAAATCCAACAGCGGTTTGGTTAAAACCATAGTAATCTCTGAAGGTAACATCTTCACGGGTCATCAAGATGGAAAAATCAGAGTTTGGAAAAATTCATCAAAAAATTCTAAAATACACAAGCGCGTTGGAAGCTTGCCAACTTTCAAAGACTATGTCAAAAGTTCAATGAATCCTAAGAACTACGTTGAAGTCCGGCGACGGAGAAACACCGTGAAGGTAAAGCATTTTGACGCCATTTCGAGTCTGAGTTTGAATCAAGAACAAGGGTTGTTGTATTCCGCTTCATGGGATAAATCGTTCAAAGTTTGGCGCGTGGGGGATTTCAAGTGCTTAGAATCAATTAACGCTCACGACGACGCGGTGAATGCGGTGGTTGCCGCATTTCAAAGCTATGTTTTCACCGGCTCCGCCGACGGAACGGTCAAGATGTGGAAGAGAGAAACCGACggaaaaggaaagaaaacgaAGCACGTATTGGATAGAATATTGCTGAAGCAAGAGATCGCCGTGACGGCTTTAACGGTAAACCGTTTATCGACGGTTATTTACTGCGGTTCATCGGACGGGTTGGTTAACTTCTGGGAGTATCATCAGAAGAATAATCTCACTCACGGCGGCGTTTTAAAGGGACACAAACTCGCCGTCCTGTGTCTCGCCGCCGCAAACAATCTCCTGTTTAGCGGTTCCGCAGATAAGAATGTTTGCGTGTGGAAACGTGAGCAGAGTGGGGCTCACACATGTCTTTCTGTTTTGACAGGACACACTGGTCCTGTCAAATGCATCGCCGTGGAAGAACACGAGGAGCAAGATCGGTGTGTTATTGAGAAGAGTGATCAACGGTGGATAGTTTACACCGGAAGCTTAGATAAGTCAGTAAAGGTCTGGCGCGTGTCTGAACACGCGCCTGATCTGAGATTGATGCAAGAATGGACATCTCCTATTGCACCTAAGGGATATGATTCCCCTGCCATAGGATTGAGCAAAAATAGGaaaatttag